The following are from one region of the Corylus avellana chromosome ca1, CavTom2PMs-1.0 genome:
- the LOC132166909 gene encoding silicon efflux transporter LSI2-like: MALASSVKVVLGSLAFAIFWVLAVFPVVPFLPIGKDAGSLLAAILMVVFRVLTPDQAYEAIDLPTLGLLLGTMVVSVYLKRADMFKYLENLLSWKSKGAKDLLCRICLISAISSALFTIETSCVVLTEFVLKIARQHNLPPEPFLLALASSANIGSSATPIGNPQNLVIAVHSKISFGSFLIGILPAMLVGVVVNALILLSMYWRLLSIQKDETDAAVDVVEEEDVDSHRFSPAMMSHITSLNSQEWYSRLETINEQGSPNVHGNMGHVETIRNRLSSNENEIHRVPCGTLDSARNSSASKELEDVVSSPKREEIIPSKTVVRSMDRLRDALSIESSEGKEDLTIRWQRMLWKSCVYLITIGMLIALLMGLSMSWTTITAALALVVLDFKESRPCLEKVSYSLLIFSCGMFITVDGFNQTGIPSTLWDLMAPYAQIDHASGIAVLAIVVLLLSNLASSVPTVLLLGGRVAASAAVISAVDEKKAWLILAWVSTVVGNLSLLESAAYLTVCEEARRAPRLGYTLSFWSHLKFGLPSTLIVTAIGLILIR; the protein is encoded by the exons ATGGCCTTGGCTTCTTCTGTAAAAGTGGTTCTGGGATCACTTGCTTTCGCAATCTTCTGGGTATTGGCGGTCTTCCCAGTCGTTCCTTTTCTACCAATTGGGAAGGATGCTGGGTCCCTCCTAGCTGCTATTCTAATGGTAGTATTCCGAGTCCTAACTCCAGATCAAGCATATGAGGCAATTGATCTACCAACCCTTGGTCTTCTCCTTGGGACAATGGTTGTCAGTGTCTATCTAAAAAGAGCAGACATGTTCAAGTACTTGGAAAATCTTCTCTCATGGAAGAGTAAAGGAGCAAAGGACTTACTTTGTCGAATCTGCCTGATTTCAGCCATTTCAAGTGCCCTTTTTACTATTGAGACCTCTTGTGTGGTATTAACTGAATTTGTCTTAAAAATTGCAAGGCAACATAATCTCCCGCCTGAACCTTTCCTTCTTGCCCTAGCCTCTAGTGCAAATATTGGGTCTTCAGCGACTCCAATTGGCAACCCCCAAAATTTGGTCATAGCTGTTCACAGTAAGATATCTTTTGGGAGTTTTCTAATTGGAATTCTCCCTGCAATGCTAGTGGGAGTGGTTGTCAATGCTCTAATTCTTCTATCCATGTATTGGAGGCTGTTATCAATTCAGAAGGATGAAACAGATGCAGCTGTAGATGTTGTTGAAGAGGAGGATGTGGATTCTCATCGCTTTTCACCAGCCATGATGTCACATATCACATCCTTGAATTCTCAGGAGTGGTACTCTAGATTGGAAACTATAAATGAGCAAGGCTCTCCCAACGTGCATGGGAACATGGGTCATGTTGAGACCATTAGAAACCGGTTAAGTTCAAATGAGAATGAAATCCACAGGGTCCCTTGTGGCACGTTGGATTCTGCAAGGAATTCTAGTGCATCGAAAGAGCTGGAAGATGTTGTATCTTCTCCCAAAAGGGAGGAGATCATTCCTTCAAAGACTGTTGTTAGATCAATGGACAGACTAAGAGACGCACTTTCTATAGAGTCTTCAGAAGGAAAGGAAGATTTGACCATTAGATGGCAAAGGATGTTGTGGAAGTCGTGTGTTTACCTTATTACTATAGGAATGTTGATTGCTTTGCTCATGGGGCTGAGTATGTCATGGACTACAATTACTGCTGCACTTGCTCTCGTGGTTCTTGATTTCAAGGAATCTAGGCCTTGCCTGGAAAAG GTCTCCTATTCACTTTTGATTTTCTCTTGCGGAATGTTTATCACAGTAGATGGCTTTAACCAAACTGGAATCCCAAGTACTCTATGGGACCTCATGGCGCCTTATGCACAGATTGATCATGCTAGCGGGATAGCAGTTCTTGCCATTGTCGTTCTTCTCCTGTCAAATTTGGCTTCAAGCGTACCAACTG TTTTGTTGCTGGGAGGACGAGTGGCAGCATCGGCAGCTGTAATTTCTGCAGTTGATGAGAAGAAGGCATGGCTCATCTTAGCTTGGGTTAGCACGGTAGTTGGGAACCTCTCATTACTGGAATCAGCTGCATACTTAACAGTGTGTGAAGAGGCTCGCAGAGCTCCACGTCTTGGGTACACTTTATCTTTTTGGAGCCATCTCAAATTTGGACTCCCCTCGACCCTTATAGTCACTGCTATTGGTTTGATACTCATACGATGA
- the LOC132163288 gene encoding silicon efflux transporter LSI3-like, translating into MDRLRDTLSIESSEGKEDLTIRWQMMLWKSYVYLITIGMLIALLMGLSMSWTTITAALALVVLDFKESRPCLEKVSYSLLIFSCGMFITVDGFNQTGIPSTLWDLMAPYAQIDHASGIAVLAIVVLLLSNLASSVPTVLLLGGRVAALAAVISAVDEKKAWLILAWVSTVVGNLSLLESAAYLTVCEEARRAPRLGYTLSFWSHLKFGLPLTLIVTAIGLILIL; encoded by the exons ATGGACAGACTAAGAGACACACTTTCTATAGAGTCTTCAGAAGGAAAGGAAGATTTGACCATTAGATGGCAAATGATGTTGTGGAAGTCGTATGTTTACCTTATTACTATAGGAATGTTGATTGCTTTGCTCATGGGGCTGAGTATGTCATGGACTACAATTACTGCTGCACTTGCTCTTGTGGTTCTTGATTTCAAGGAATCTAGGCCTTGCCTTGAAAAG GTCTCCTATTCACTTTTGATTTTCTCTTGCGGAATGTTTATCACAGTAGATGGCTTTAACCAAACTGGAATCCCAAGTACTCTATGGGACCTCATGGCGCCTTATGCACAGATTGATCATGCTAGCGGGATAGCAGTTCTTGCCATTGTCGTTCTTCTCCTGTCAAATTTGGCTTCAAGCGTACCAACTG TTTTGTTGCTGGGAGGACGAGTGGCAGCATTGGCAGCTGTAATTTCTGCAGTTGATGAGAAGAAGGCATGGCTCATCTTAGCTTGGGTTAGCACGGTAGTTGGGAACCTCTCATTACTAGAATCAGCTGCATACTTAACAGTGTGTGAAGAGGCTCGCAGAGCTCCACGTCTTGGGTACACTTTATCTTTTTGGAGCCATCTTAAATTTGGACTCCCCTTGACCCTTATAGTCACTGCTATTGGTTTGATACTCATACTATGA